A window of the Haloterrigena turkmenica DSM 5511 genome harbors these coding sequences:
- a CDS encoding DNA primase, which yields MTWRQATRGEVYAYYTEEFPEYVDQLPPFITPTGPKEFGISFRERHPIRKEKRPDRDFIRRPTWRTTSDGKPIAQNFSNVEELVSFIQSPARYDPFQGSEYALADPDLLEKSDPISDGVYYGLDNWDRSWVLAVDIDAKDIATARAERELDETDLEIQSADASRDDTLLAETEIRDADPTGYPYSFEDIDRAIEYGFKTREIFMDVFAAEETMVVYSGQGVHVYLLDEDLEYGYDEKSREVLNDLLLERYEIPIDPVVTADRSRLLRVPYSLHADVCRVVQPIESPAFDPRTEARPQFLETKSELTHD from the coding sequence ATGACCTGGCGACAGGCAACCCGTGGCGAGGTCTATGCGTACTATACCGAGGAGTTCCCCGAGTATGTAGATCAGTTACCGCCGTTTATCACCCCAACGGGACCGAAAGAGTTCGGGATCAGCTTCCGCGAGCGCCATCCCATCCGCAAAGAGAAGCGACCTGACCGAGACTTCATTCGACGGCCGACGTGGCGTACCACCTCAGATGGAAAGCCGATTGCACAGAACTTCAGCAACGTCGAAGAACTCGTCTCGTTCATCCAATCTCCTGCACGGTATGACCCGTTCCAGGGGAGTGAGTACGCGTTGGCCGATCCCGATCTGCTCGAGAAGAGCGATCCGATTTCGGATGGCGTCTACTACGGGTTAGACAACTGGGACCGATCGTGGGTTCTCGCGGTCGATATCGATGCGAAAGATATCGCCACAGCACGCGCTGAACGCGAGCTTGACGAGACCGACCTCGAGATCCAATCAGCAGATGCGAGTCGTGACGACACGTTGCTCGCCGAGACTGAGATTCGTGACGCCGACCCGACGGGGTATCCCTACTCGTTCGAGGATATCGACCGTGCGATCGAGTATGGCTTCAAAACGCGTGAGATCTTCATGGATGTGTTTGCTGCCGAGGAGACGATGGTCGTCTATTCCGGTCAAGGCGTTCACGTCTACCTGCTTGATGAGGATCTTGAATATGGGTACGACGAGAAAAGCCGAGAAGTGCTCAACGACCTCCTGCTCGAGCGTTATGAGATTCCGATCGATCCCGTTGTGACCGCCGACCGGAGCCGTCTGCTTCGCGTGCCCTACTCGTTGCACGCTGACGTCTGTCGCGTCGTCCAGCCGATCGAGAGCCCAGCGTTCGATCCCCGAACGGAAGCTCGCCCACAGTTCCTTGAAACGAAGAGTGAACTCACCCATGATTGA